The following coding sequences lie in one Thalassoglobus polymorphus genomic window:
- a CDS encoding TlpA family protein disulfide reductase, with amino-acid sequence MMNASLQKLALPCATADQASLLFKTQQQLRPKRHPALLRSLCAIGLVLALPALGLGQPADKPAAAAKTEAAVEAAEVAEVEAAAEAVANQVEALLKKPDKKNAGIPLPVPVSLGTPVIQKTTLFWGSGDSLTGKILSADPEAITWDSELFVDPLKIEISALSAVRFPDHQEASPLREPFRISMSNGDVLFGKMISATEESIQFHSNRHGEFSLHRNKIESIKRVDTPDLIYLGPRGLEGWEKPQNSDEQNAWRALSNGHLTTSSPDRGIYHQIDFPEKAEIELIIESSKLPHFIFALGQNRTSCVRVESWAEVLVVLSRFQFQEVSTLESKTTRVHLNLFLDQANNRLSIYSNSGDKLTEIVDKRGFFQPTGIQLWNREGDLTLNYLRVDRWNGELPKPLKIGQSRVQTTDGKVIYGTLPNFSSGTDVIKIRGESEEHEIKISNLSNIIVNDGSTAELKLSATNVAWKEGGFLSGEIKSIHEDRIEIQTPYADGTIASTLSGIQRISFPNNAEPPQNSDQLFFEGGSLHGELVIDGETEDPIRWTPVGGLNASALSAKGEARFVRSKKGQELSINTDQYPDVLYLLNGDVIPCSLKSVMEEKLLLSVPFSEVKEIPMSHVKAVELTSAGSVKHANFTNQGWKRVTGRPNLTDTSLTFRTSGAFGNPSIMTGDLVKFKVNWGSQQYSQLIVQLFGKNLNIDPEATSVAIHVNGDKIWVEEHEAIAQNARMLGRGFNPGDSKKSETVTSPEGTAEVTLAVREGQIHVVINGTQLKSIKLKNRRLKSRSLIFQANITSVTRNLSYGKNPLTRGIVVENFEVRNHDGASAKQFILEETRDRTLLIPRFRRDNPSTHVLLAPNGDVLRGKLLNITEQQVRFESQLEDFGFDRERVAAVIWLHPPKQGEDEKPDTKIAEVHPEIQLRFGRGFSLSMDPQKVVDNQLIGTAQSLGECSIPAGSIQEVNLGDATSVSEIVSYSRWIPKFAAEPDWELPESDGSGPAHQLVGTTAEDFELAGLDGKTFKLSDHNEKVIVLDFWASWCGPCVAALPDYIESTSGFDPEKVIFVAVNLQESPQVVRKFLDEKGLSPQVAMDESGAIGNRFRVSGIPHTVVLSPGKTIEQVHIGYRQNAGQNLRQTIEKILDGTWERAAPTSTKEDEKKDEDTADGK; translated from the coding sequence ATGATGAATGCTTCTTTACAGAAGCTTGCTCTGCCGTGTGCAACTGCAGACCAAGCTTCGCTGTTGTTCAAGACTCAACAACAGCTTAGGCCCAAACGCCACCCTGCACTCCTCCGATCACTGTGCGCAATTGGACTTGTGTTGGCCTTACCCGCATTGGGACTGGGGCAACCCGCAGACAAGCCAGCCGCAGCTGCTAAGACTGAGGCCGCTGTGGAAGCCGCCGAAGTTGCTGAAGTTGAAGCTGCTGCTGAGGCGGTCGCAAATCAGGTCGAAGCGCTCCTGAAAAAGCCCGATAAGAAAAATGCCGGAATCCCCCTTCCCGTACCGGTATCGCTGGGGACCCCCGTCATTCAGAAGACAACGCTCTTCTGGGGGAGTGGCGATTCCCTCACTGGAAAAATTCTCTCAGCCGACCCGGAAGCCATTACTTGGGATTCCGAGCTTTTTGTGGACCCATTGAAGATCGAAATCTCCGCACTCTCTGCTGTCCGCTTCCCGGATCACCAGGAAGCCTCGCCACTGAGGGAGCCATTTCGAATCTCGATGTCGAATGGCGATGTCCTCTTTGGAAAGATGATCTCTGCGACAGAAGAATCGATTCAGTTCCACAGCAACCGGCACGGTGAATTCAGTTTGCATCGAAACAAAATCGAAAGCATCAAGCGAGTCGACACTCCAGACTTAATTTACCTGGGGCCGCGTGGTCTCGAAGGTTGGGAAAAGCCACAAAATTCTGATGAGCAAAATGCGTGGCGTGCACTCAGCAATGGTCACCTCACAACAAGCTCACCGGATCGTGGAATCTATCATCAGATTGACTTCCCGGAAAAGGCAGAGATTGAACTCATCATCGAATCGTCGAAATTACCACACTTCATTTTTGCACTCGGACAAAACCGAACATCGTGTGTGCGTGTTGAAAGCTGGGCGGAAGTCCTTGTCGTCCTGTCCCGCTTTCAGTTTCAGGAAGTCAGCACGCTCGAATCGAAAACAACACGAGTTCACTTAAATCTCTTTTTGGACCAGGCAAATAACCGGCTGTCGATCTACTCCAATTCTGGGGACAAACTCACAGAAATCGTAGACAAACGAGGATTCTTCCAACCAACCGGTATTCAGCTTTGGAATCGAGAGGGAGACCTGACACTCAACTACCTGAGAGTTGATCGCTGGAATGGTGAACTCCCCAAACCGTTAAAAATTGGTCAATCTCGCGTGCAAACAACTGACGGAAAAGTGATCTACGGAACACTTCCCAACTTCTCGTCCGGGACCGATGTCATCAAGATTCGAGGGGAGAGCGAAGAGCATGAAATCAAAATCTCGAATCTCTCGAACATCATTGTCAACGATGGCTCAACTGCGGAACTCAAGCTGAGCGCGACGAATGTTGCCTGGAAAGAAGGCGGTTTTCTTTCTGGAGAAATTAAGTCGATTCATGAGGATCGAATTGAAATACAGACTCCCTATGCCGACGGAACAATTGCTTCAACGTTATCGGGAATTCAACGAATTAGCTTCCCCAATAATGCCGAACCTCCTCAAAACTCCGACCAACTTTTCTTTGAGGGAGGCTCGCTGCACGGAGAACTCGTCATTGATGGAGAAACAGAAGACCCAATCCGCTGGACTCCGGTCGGTGGCCTCAACGCAAGTGCACTCTCCGCAAAAGGCGAAGCTCGATTTGTGCGATCTAAAAAGGGGCAGGAACTCAGCATCAATACCGATCAATATCCTGATGTCCTCTATCTGCTCAACGGAGATGTGATCCCTTGCTCACTCAAAAGCGTGATGGAAGAGAAGTTATTACTTTCTGTTCCGTTCTCCGAGGTCAAAGAAATTCCGATGAGCCATGTGAAAGCCGTGGAACTCACATCAGCTGGAAGCGTGAAACATGCAAACTTCACAAACCAAGGCTGGAAGCGAGTCACCGGTCGCCCCAACCTGACCGACACGTCCTTGACGTTCCGTACGTCGGGAGCCTTCGGAAACCCCTCAATCATGACCGGCGATCTGGTGAAGTTTAAGGTCAACTGGGGCTCACAGCAGTATTCGCAGTTGATCGTTCAACTCTTTGGAAAAAATCTCAACATTGATCCAGAAGCCACCAGCGTTGCGATTCACGTAAACGGAGACAAAATCTGGGTCGAAGAGCATGAAGCGATCGCTCAAAATGCACGCATGTTAGGCAGAGGCTTCAATCCGGGAGATTCCAAAAAATCTGAAACTGTCACATCTCCAGAGGGAACAGCCGAAGTGACACTTGCCGTTCGGGAAGGTCAAATTCATGTAGTGATCAACGGAACGCAGCTGAAATCGATCAAGTTGAAAAATCGCCGATTGAAAAGCCGCAGCCTCATCTTCCAAGCTAATATTACTTCCGTCACACGAAATCTGTCATACGGGAAAAATCCACTCACCCGCGGAATTGTTGTCGAAAACTTTGAGGTCCGGAACCATGATGGCGCCTCAGCCAAGCAATTCATTCTTGAAGAGACACGAGACCGAACGTTACTCATCCCAAGATTCCGTAGAGACAATCCTTCGACTCATGTGCTACTGGCTCCCAATGGAGATGTGCTTCGCGGGAAACTGCTGAACATCACCGAACAGCAGGTTCGGTTTGAGTCTCAACTCGAAGATTTCGGTTTCGATCGCGAGCGAGTGGCCGCTGTTATTTGGCTTCATCCTCCAAAGCAGGGCGAAGACGAAAAGCCAGACACCAAAATCGCAGAGGTTCATCCCGAAATTCAACTCCGCTTCGGTCGAGGATTTTCGCTCAGCATGGACCCGCAAAAAGTGGTCGACAATCAACTTATTGGAACCGCTCAAAGTCTGGGAGAATGCTCGATTCCGGCAGGTTCAATCCAGGAAGTCAATCTCGGCGATGCGACTTCGGTTTCCGAAATTGTCTCTTATTCACGGTGGATTCCAAAGTTCGCTGCCGAACCAGATTGGGAACTTCCTGAGAGTGATGGATCGGGACCGGCCCATCAACTTGTAGGGACGACTGCAGAAGATTTTGAACTCGCCGGCCTGGACGGAAAAACATTCAAGCTCAGCGATCATAATGAAAAGGTGATTGTCTTGGACTTTTGGGCTTCCTGGTGCGGTCCCTGCGTTGCAGCCTTGCCCGATTACATTGAATCGACCTCGGGGTTTGATCCCGAAAAAGTCATCTTCGTTGCCGTCAACTTACAAGAATCTCCGCAAGTTGTCCGAAAATTCCTGGATGAAAAAGGGCTTTCTCCACAGGTGGCAATGGACGAATCAGGTGCCATCGGGAACCGGTTTCGTGTCTCCGGAATTCCGCACACTGTTGTACTCAGTCCCGGTAAAACAATCGAGCAAGTCCACATCGGCTACCGCCAAAATGCCGGACAAAATCTTCGTCAAACAATCGAAAAGATTCTCGACGGAACATGGGAACGTGCGGCCCCGACAAGCACAAAAGAAGACGAAAAGAAAGACGAAGATACTGCGGACGGAAAATAG
- a CDS encoding polyprenol monophosphomannose synthase encodes MSQSLLITLCTYNERENLEELIPEIFKYAPNASILVVDDNSPDGTGEYVDSLAAENPKIHAIHREGKLGLGTATVRAFQFGIENSYDLLLNLDADFSHPPRFIPAMVEQAANFDCVIGSRYVAGGEIVGWGPKRHFMSRGINFYARTLLGLKTKDNSGSFRCYRVSKLAEFDWAKSQAKGYAFQEEILYRLRKVNATFTEVPIKFEERRFGVTKINWKEAVSAGWVIMKLRLPNQSTK; translated from the coding sequence ATGTCTCAGTCATTGCTGATCACGCTTTGTACATATAACGAGCGTGAAAATCTTGAAGAACTCATTCCTGAAATTTTCAAGTATGCTCCCAATGCATCGATCTTGGTTGTCGATGATAATTCTCCGGATGGGACCGGCGAATATGTTGACTCGCTCGCGGCTGAGAATCCGAAAATTCACGCGATCCATCGTGAAGGGAAACTCGGTTTAGGGACCGCGACTGTTCGCGCTTTTCAGTTCGGAATTGAAAACAGTTACGACTTGCTTCTCAATCTTGATGCCGATTTCTCACATCCTCCCCGGTTTATTCCTGCGATGGTCGAACAGGCAGCGAATTTCGATTGTGTGATTGGGTCCCGGTATGTTGCTGGCGGAGAAATTGTTGGCTGGGGACCGAAGCGGCACTTCATGAGTCGTGGAATCAACTTCTACGCCCGGACTCTTTTAGGGCTGAAAACGAAAGACAACAGCGGAAGCTTTCGTTGTTACAGAGTGAGCAAACTGGCAGAGTTTGACTGGGCGAAGTCTCAAGCCAAAGGTTATGCGTTTCAGGAAGAAATCCTGTATCGGCTCCGCAAAGTGAACGCGACCTTTACCGAAGTTCCAATCAAATTCGAGGAACGAAGATTTGGGGTCACCAAAATCAATTGGAAAGAAGCTGTCTCTGCTGGCTGGGTGATTATGAAATTGCGTTTGCCAAATCAATCGACCAAGTAA